The following is a genomic window from Panthera uncia isolate 11264 chromosome B4, Puncia_PCG_1.0, whole genome shotgun sequence.
TAGGTGGTGTTCTGAAGGGCAAGCTGCGTGTCCTCATAGCACAGGGAAAGTCAAGGGTGGCCCCTTTCGAGGAGGGTGATTGTGTCCAATGGCACAGCGCAAGCCCCCCTCTTGTCCCGTGAGGGAGGGGTGTGCATGGTAAGCCCAGGGGCACGGGACGCTGGGGTCACTGGAGATGGTGTCTGAGGGCCCCGGAGATTCTGACAGGCCCGTGCAGAGGCCTGGGACCTGAGGGCGttggcaggaggagaggaggtgagCGCAGGGTCGGCAGAGGGCTTCTTGGACTGGAATGCCCTGGCCTGGGCACGAGCGCCTCGTGGCAGGGTCTGATCTCACACCGAGCCAGGAGACTCTGGAGTGCTGTAGGCAGTGCCTGGCTGAGAGCAGGCATGACCTGGGCTTTCCGAGGCTGATGCCTCCCTAGGACCAGAAGCGGATGGAGAAGATCTCAAAGCGGGTGAGTGCCATCGAGGAGGGGAACAACAACGTGAAGCTACTGACGGAGATGGTGATGAGCCACAGCCAGGGTGGCGCCTCTGCCCGCAGCAGTGAGGACCTCATGAAGGTACCCCGCCTCTgccacccagccccaccctctCCGGGTCCCCGCCGGCCCGACCCACCCGCCCTCCTGTCCCCAGGAGCTGTACCAGCGCTGTGAGCGGATGCGGCCCACGCTCTTCCGACTGGCGAGTGACACAGAAGACAATGATGAGGCCCTAGGTGAGCGCTGGGCGGTCAGCCCTGTCCCTCCgatccctcccccgctcccttCAGGACTTGCTAACTATCTGCAGTTGGCAGGACCCACCACCAGGgggcccccctcctccagccccgaCCTTGGGTTTCTCCACCTCGAGGAAGCGGAGAGCAGGGGCTGATATGGTCATAAGATCCTACGGGCCAAGCCTCTACTCAAGCCCACGAGCTGAACAAGCTGAAAGGGGAAGaattgtccccatttcacagctggGGCTCTGGGAGGGAAGGGACTTGCCCAGATCACAGAGCATAACAGTGGCCGAGCCAGGGTGGACCGGGAACTCTCTCCGGatactgcctccctccctgctaaGGGCTGGACACCGAGGGCAAATCCCACAGGCCTCAACGGTTCCAGCGCAGGGCCCCATGACTCTGTCACAGCCACATATCGGGTTGTCATCCTTATTCTCTGCTACCACGTCAGCCAGTCTCTGGGGCAGCAGTCTGGGAACCATATTAGCCCTTGATTCGGTGGGAGTTCACTGAGTGCCTCCCAGGTGCCAGGCACCTGGTCCTTGCCCAGGCGACTTGCTGCCCAGACTCCTCTAAGCCTTGGCCCCTAAAGGGATAACATTGGTAAGGGCCTagtttgtgccaggcactattgaAGGCCCTGGGGGCACGGCAGTGATTAAAATCGACAAACGccaggggcgtctggctggctcagtcagtagagcatgcaactcttggtctcggggttgtaagttcgagccctgcggtgggtgtagagattgcttaaaaataaaatcttttaaacaaaagTCGGCAAAAACCATATTCTCCATGGAGCTTGTAGCCTAACgagaggagagaggcagtggGCAGTGACCGTTTGTCAGATGGTGGTCAGTGAGGTGGAGAACAGCGGGCAGGGAGGGgactggggagtgggggtgaggaAAGGCCTCCAAAGACCCCAAGGCAGGGAAGGAACGAAGCCACGCAGAGATGCGAGGGGCGTCCGCACGGCAGAGCCAGTGTGGAGGCTGAGGCCAGAGCATGCCGCCGTGTTCGGGGTGGTGGGGACGGTGGATGAGGACGGGCGGTAGAGGGTCTGAGTGAGTCGAGCAGACGGgacgcccccagccccagcccctcgcCAGCACTGCGGTAGACGCAGGGACCTCCTCTCCCCCCAGAGGCGCCCGTGTTCCCTCAGCCTAGtgtctcccctcctgccccttccagccGAGATCCTGCAGGCCAACGACAACCTCACCCAGGTCATCAACCTGTACAAGCAGCTGGTGAGGGGCGAGGAGGTCAACGGTGATGCCGCAGCGGGCTCCATTCCGGGTGAGGAGAcagccaggggcggggggagggaggggggcgccAGGCGGGAgtggcacagagcccagggcggaGCACTGGCtccagagctgggggctgggagtgCCAGGGTGACCCTGGCCCCTTAAGATGAGGAAGGCCCCCGGGGACAGAGCTTGGGGGGAGTCTCTGCCAGGGCTGCAGCTGTGGGGGGAGGAAGTGAAcatggggcagagggggagggaggcagggtttGGCAAGGACGAGTAGAAGAAGGAAGGCCTTTCTTTCACTTGATAAATCTGGCACCTGTTGTGTGGGGCTGGATGGCACCCTCCGTGCTTAGTTTCCTTACCGCGAGGTGCGAGAGAGGGGTTGACACCTAAACGTGGCAGGCTCGGCCCCAGTAAGGGTAAAACGACAGCCCTGGGGACGCACAGAAAGGGTTCGAACGGGCCCAGTTGGGGAGCAGTGGGGGTGGACGCTACCACGGAAGCAGCCGCGTGTAAGTGAGGCTTCAAAGGATGGGAGGCAGTTCGCCAAGTGGAGAGAAGGAGCGAATAGGTTCTGGACAGAAGGAACTCCCTGTGCTAGAGAAAGGGCCTGGTGGCAGATTTCGGGGGCAGGGCAGCCTGGCCAAGGAGGGGGAAAGAAGCAGGAGGGCTGtgagtggtggggggggaggggggggcagcaGGCTGGCCTCCAAGAGCCTGAGCGTCCTCCACGCAGAACGGGCCTGactctcctttcctcccagggAGCACCTCGGCCCTGCTGGACCTCTCAGGCCTGGATCTCCCTCCCACGGGCACCACCTACCCAGTCATGCCCACCCGCCCCGGTGACCCGGCCAGCCCCGAGCAGCCTAGCACCTCCGTTTCCCTGCTCGACGATGAGCTCATGTCTCTGGGTGAGGAGGGGGCCGGGCCCAGAGGAGGGCGGGCTGGCCGCAGGCGGCGGGGGAAGCGGGGGGATGCCCGCAGCATGTGAGGCAGCCTGGATCCCACGAGTCCCGTGGAGGGTGGTGTGGGCGTTAGGCCCATTTCACAGCCCAggaggctgaggctcagggaagttaagGAGTTGGCACGAGGTCTTCCAGTCAGAGGGTGAGACCGGCCAGCCTCTAAACCGACCTCTGCCAAGCCCGCCACACCTCGGCTCTGGTGGCCTGAGGGAAAGCCGGCGAGATGTCTCCGCGGCAGGTTAGAGCCTAGAATTGGGAGCCGCCCGGCAGAcggtttcccccacccccctacttgagagggagaggggcaaagaaggaGAGGCCAGGCCCCGTAGCTCCGGAAGCTCCAGGGAAGCCGGTGCCAGAGCACCAGGCGCCCCGCGCCTCCAGCCGGTCCCGGACTACAGGTTCCAGAGCCACAGGGAACCAGGCGCACGCCTGGGGAGGACGCAGGGGgcacccagccagccaggcagtTCTCAGGATTCCAGCTTCCAGCACAGCCCCCTCTGAGAGCTTGAAGCGGGAGGACGTGGTGACAGCCTCTTCACAAGGGCCctgaagttacttaaaaaaaaaaaaaaaaaaaaaaaaaaggttgaggtCTGTCAAAAGAATCTCGAAAGTTACGTTGGGGAACTGACTtggaaaccaggagtcagaccgTGAGCCAGTTCTGAGGTAAAAACCAGACCCGACGGACCAGAAGCGTCGGTGCGCCCGCATGCCGGGCGAGTGGCTTCCCTCACCCCTGCTGCCGCACCGTCTGATCGCAGaccaccctcctcccaccacGGGAGTGGGCGCCACCAGCGTCCCCGCTTTCCAGACGCGAAAGGACGGCTCCCAAGGCTTTAGGAAGGCTAGGTGCCCAAAGGGGGGCACGCGAGTCAGGACGAAGCGCTGGGATTCTGACGCCTTCCTCTGAGCCTCTTTGCTGCTCTGACTCCGCTCGGCGGCCAGGAAAGGGACATAAGGACCGGGAGTGCATCGTGAGGGATGAGGGGACGGCAGAGCAGGACGAGCTCCCCTCTGGGCCCCGCGGCTGGCACCCTCTCCAAGGGGGTCTGCCCACAGCGTGTCCGTGGGCCCTCGTACGCATCCCATCCACCTGCCCCCTTTCCGTTCTGAGCTGGGGGTGCctcagggagagggaggcctGACCTGTTttacagggagggaaggatggtCTGGTGACAGAGCGCACACGGGCTCATCTTCCCCAGCAGAGCCGGGACCGGGCGGCAGCTGCCCGACTGGGCCCGGCCCCCAGCGAGCAGCTGCCGCAAAGCCACCTTCTCACAAGAAGCAAGGTGTGCTTCGTACTTCCTGTCCCCAAGTTGCTTCAGCGGAGCCCTGAGCCTCCAGCATCCGTTGGTTTCTActcaaagggaaaggaaatgtggGAACAGGAACCAGAAGAGCCAGGGCAGCACCCGCCCAGCCTGGGGGAATAGAGGAAGCCCTGGGACCACAGGGTCGGGGGGGCTCGTCCTAACCGGCTCTTTGTGGCAGGAAGGGCgaagggtgggggcggggcaggcagcGGGAACTTCCCGTCCGCCACTGTTGAGGCACTTCATCACATCGGCCTCCTTTATTAGTCACGACGGTCCCCTCAAGTCTTGCAgatgaggcccagggaggtgggcACCCTCCCGAGGTCACACGGCCAAGCGGCAGAGCTGTGTTCAGACTCCAGCAGCGAGGCCACGTTCTGTCCGGGGCCGGATGCTGCCACTTGCCggctgtgtggcctcgggcagGTTACTCACCGGCCTCAGTGTCCGCTTTGTCAGCCCCGAAAGAGGGATGACAGCCCCACGCGCACTCGTCAGGATTGTTTGAGGATCGAGTGAGCCCCGCGTCTGAGGTGCCCGACGCTTCCGGGCGTGTGACAACAGTCACCGCTCGGTTGTCCCTGCTCTCGGAGAGGTGTGCCCAGAGGAAGAGGCCCGGCAATCAGATCCTCCGGTGCCTTGCCGGTGCCTCTCAGCTCTTCAGGCTACACCTCACCGATTCGGGATTCGCTAGCAACGGGCTAACTTGTCTTCTGTAGGTAAAGCCTGTGGCGAACTTGGCCCAGGGTGTGCTTCGGGTCAGACCGGGTGGGTGACCCCCTGCCCTCTTCGAGTCGGCAGGCTAATGAGTGGAGCCATCCAGAGGGCCCACGGCTGTCCTTGgcgccagccagccagccctgtCGGCACGGCCAGGGCAGATGGGGTCTTTAGAGCCTGCCCCCCGTTCAGCCCTGCACCCGTGTCCCTGGGGACGcggcagcccagcccagcctggctgCTCGGAGTCTGGGGCGCCGCCTGCCCCCTGGCGCTCGGAGGCCGTGGCCGCGTGGGGGCAGAATGCCGACCCCTGCCCGTGGACCCTCCCCCGGCGTCTCCCACTCCGTCCTCCCTTCCCACCATCCCTGGGCTCTGGGAGCCAGCTGACCGCGAAGACAAAAGTCCCGATGTCCGTAGTTGAGGTGGCTTCGGAGTGCAGGAGTGGAAGCATAAGTGGGCGTGGGGAATGGGCCTTCAGGATCTTTGGTTCCTGCTTCTGCTCTGCTGCCGGTTCCCTCTGAAACTGGGTTTTCTCGTCTGAGCTAAGCCTCTTGGGGCGATACAGGGGGGAGGGCGGGAGCCAGGGACCCCAGGCCAGCACGCAGCCCCCCAGCTCCCTTGCTTCGGAAGACCTCTAGCTCCTTTACCTCTGTCTTGCTTCCCTTCAGGCCTAAGCGATCCCACACCCCCTTCGGGCCCAGGCTTGGATGGTGCTGGATGGAATAGCTTCCAGGTAGGAGGGCCAGGAACCAGCACGACCCATCCTGAGGTAGGGTGGCTGGGACAGGCAGCCTGCAGCGGGCAGTGCAGAAAGAGGGCCCTGGGGCGGGGGTCCCCGGGGCTGAGGCTCCTGTCCTGACCTGGGGGTCCCCGGGCAGGCATTCTCTCCTCAGCTCCACACTCTCTCCTTGCGAGTCAGCGTTGAGATGAGGTGAGGTTCCCGTTCCTTTTCTCCTGGTGGTGACTTTAAGGTCCCTGGAACGTGCTGGTTTCTAGAGTAGACCCCCCCCAGACCAGGCCGGCCCATGAGACGGGCGCAGGCCAGCAGGAGTGTCGTCCCCTTCCCTGCTGCTGCTTCCCCAGATGTCACccgcagggaggggcaggggcctcAGGGCAGCACCAGGCGACCCCGACCCCTCTTCGGCACCGCCCTACCCACCTGCGTGCTTTGTGTGCCCAACAGTCGTCTGATGGCGCAgaaccccccgccccgcctcggGTTCCCAGCGCGGACAGCCAGCCCCCGGCACCGATGTCTCTGCCGGCGAGCAGCGGTCTGGACGACCTGGACCTCCTGGGGAAGACCCTCCTGCAGCAGTCCCTGCCCCCGGAGTCCCAACAAGTGCGGTGGTGAGGGCGcagcctggctggggtggggtgggagtgtcccccgcccccaaaaGCATCTGCTTCCGGGCTCTCCCAGGCCCCGCGGCCAGAGGCCCGGTGCCCGCGTGCTCCCGTGAGCAGCCGTGGCTAATGGACCACCGCGTGCCAAGCGCTGCACTGGTCTTGAGGGAGGCAGCGGTGCCCGAGGCAGGTGCAGGGCCCATCCCGCGGAGCACAGAGCTGCGTCCCaccgggcaggggcgggggacaGGAGCTGCCTGTTCCAAGGTGAGGAGACCaaggccagagagacagggaggcctCTGAGCCGGCCATCGGGGACAGCCGGGAAGCCCGGCCTCTCCTGTGCCCCCGATCTCTCGGCCCCCAAAGATTCACCCCCCCAATGCCACGTCCCCCAACAAGGGAGAAGCAGCAGCCAGCCCCCCGGCTCACACTCCGGGACCTACAGAATAAAAGCAACTGCAGCTCAACCAGCTCCAGTGCCGCCGGCCTCCTCCACGCGGCGTCCCCCGAGCCCCCTGGGCCTCCGCAGCAGCCCACGACGACCGAGCTGTCGCTGGCCAACATCACTGTGCCCCTGGAGTCCATCAAACCCAGTGAGTGGGCCGGGGGTGCGAGCGGGTCGAGGCTGGGCCGGGTCAGCACGCCGCCCaggagcacccccaccccccacccccgttgtCCCGTTGGGAGCGCGTGCCACTGCATGACGCAGGGAGGAGCTCTGGGCAAGACCCTTGTCCTTCGCGGGCCCCCTGCTTCATCCTTCCCAGAGCGAGGGCAGCGTGCTCTGCACAGTCCAGGCCTCCACAGGCAAGAGGACTCCTCACGCTGGCTGCCGGGTGCTCCCTCCCCAAGAAGGCAGGACCAGGACATAGAGGTCCCGGGTCTCTCCAAGGTCACGAAACCGAGCCAGGATAAGGATGTAGGTCCAAGTCTGAGCTTCTGCTGCCCAGGGGCAGCTGGGGACCACTCACAGCCCAGGTCAGACGGATGAAGACTGGCCGGTCGTCTCGGCCTTGTCCGTCTTGTAGGTGCACCTTGACCAAGGGCATCACCCCTTCAGTGTCCCCAAGAAGTGGCCGATGGTGCCCCTCTCTTACCAGTAGGGAAGGCCCCGAACACCGGAGTGACTGTGCTAGAGTCACACGGTGAGAGCTTGACTCCAGCTCACCCATAGGCCTGCACTCCAGCACTCCAGGGCCATAGTCCCACGGCCCTGGGGGATCCCCCGCCGTCACTCAGCCCGGGGCGTGCGTGTCTTGCCTCCACCGACACGGTAGAAGTTCGCCCGCCCCGTCTAGGTGCCGGTCTGTACCCGTGGCCCCACTGCTTCCGGGGTAAAGGCGAGGACCTGAGTTTGTGGATTCGAGTGCCTGCTGGGAGCCGGCTGGACGTGCTTGGGCTCGGgcctggcacccccccccccacccacccacccatcgcCCTGTCCCCTTTCCCCTGCCAGGCAGCATCTTGCCAGTGACGGTGTATGACCAGCATGGCTTCCGGGTCCTCTTCCACTTTGCCCGCGACCCGCTGCCCGGACGCTCGGacgtgctggtggtggtggtgtccATGCTGAGCACCGCCCCCCAGCCCATTCGCAACATCGTTTTCCAGTCGGCTGTCCCCAAGGTGACAGGAGCGTGCCTCCTTCCTCTCAAGGCAGAGTGACCCGGGGCTGGACAGGGAGCCAgccggtggggggcagggggtaggggaTGGAAGGGAACCCAAGGACAGAGCCCCTGGCCCCCTAGAGGAGCTGGCAGGTAGACTGGGCCTGGTCCCTCAGAGGGTGGGGACAAGAAGCCGGGGGCTCAGCTGGGCCCTGTCCCGCCCTGCTGTCCGCAGGTCATGAGAGTAAAGTTGCAGCCGCCCTCAGGCACGGAGCTGCCGGCGTTTAACCCCATCGTCCACCCCTCGGCTATCACCCAGGTCCTGCTTCTCGCCAACCCCCAGAAGGTGAGGGGCCCGGCTGTGACGACGCGccgctgtgggggtgggggcggccccTTCTCTCGCTCTGACCCTCTGCGTTCACTGTCTCTGCCCCAGGAGAAGGTTCGCCTCCGCTACAAGCTTCTCTTCACCATGGGCGACCAGACCTACAACGAGATGGGGGATGTGGACCAGTTCCCCCCACCTGAGACCTGGGGAAGCCTCTAGaacagggaggggcgggggagaggaggggggaacaGGACTGGCCGCTGTCTAGCCTGCGGGGGGAAGGCTGTGGTGGCCTAGGACACCCTATGTTCCCACGGCGACATCCCCTGGGCCTGGTgcttctcccctcacccctgcggCCCTCTCCTTACTCGTCTCCTCCCCTGCGCAGATGGACCCAGCCGAAGACTGGGCCTGGGTTTGCACTGCTGGGGACCTTGGCCACAGGGGAGAGCCTAGAGCAGGGAACGGCTGTCTGGCCCTGGAAGGACTTGGGGTCATGGGGGAGAAGCATGGCTGTCGGGCAGGGGCCAGGACCTCAGGCCCAGCCCTGAccccagcctggggtggggtcaTCCCCACCCGTCTCTTATGCCTTATGGGAAGGCCCAGCCATAACTTGGGGGCCATGCTGGAGTGGGAACCAGCTCAGGCCTCCTCCGTAGGAACCGGGTGACTGGCGGGGGGGGGTGACGCCTGCACCCCCAGCTCTTTGCACTCTCTGCTGTGTGGTTTGactctctttgcttttctttctcagtggCCCTGTGGTCACCATCTCAGGGGGCCCGGTTGGGGGAGCCCCACCCGTCCCCCACTCCTCGTGGGGCTTTCGCTCCACCCGCCCACCCCCTTGGCTATCAGGCTTCTTGCGGGGCTGTGGGGGCTGTGACTGCTGGCCCTCCGAAGGTCACGCCAGAGCCG
Proteins encoded in this region:
- the GGA1 gene encoding ADP-ribosylation factor-binding protein GGA1 isoform X2, with the protein product MKSCGKRFHDEVGKFRFLNELIKVVSPKYLGSRTSEKVKNKILELLYSWTVGLPEEVKIAEAYQMLKKQGIVKSDPKLPDDAAFPLPPPRPKNVIFEDEEKSKMLARLLKSSHPEDLRAANKLIKEMVQEDQKRMEKISKRVSAIEEGNNNVKLLTEMVMSHSQGGASARSSEDLMKELYQRCERMRPTLFRLASDTEDNDEALAEILQANDNLTQVINLYKQLVRGEEVNGDAAAGSIPGSTSALLDLSGLDLPPTGTTYPVMPTRPGDPASPEQPSTSVSLLDDELMSLGLSDPTPPSGPGLDGAGWNSFQSSDGAEPPAPPRVPSADSQPPAPMSLPASSGLDDLDLLGKTLLQQSLPPESQQVRWEKQQPAPRLTLRDLQNKSNCSSTSSSAAGLLHAASPEPPGPPQQPTTTELSLANITVPLESIKPSSILPVTVYDQHGFRVLFHFARDPLPGRSDVLVVVVSMLSTAPQPIRNIVFQSAVPKVMRVKLQPPSGTELPAFNPIVHPSAITQVLLLANPQKEKVRLRYKLLFTMGDQTYNEMGDVDQFPPPETWGSL
- the GGA1 gene encoding ADP-ribosylation factor-binding protein GGA1 isoform X1, giving the protein MEPAMEPETLEARINRATNPLNKELNWASINGFCEQLNEDFEGPPLATRLLAHKIQSPQEWEAIQALTVLETCMKSCGKRFHDEVGKFRFLNELIKVVSPKYLGSRTSEKVKNKILELLYSWTVGLPEEVKIAEAYQMLKKQGIVKSDPKLPDDAAFPLPPPRPKNVIFEDEEKSKMLARLLKSSHPEDLRAANKLIKEMVQEDQKRMEKISKRVSAIEEGNNNVKLLTEMVMSHSQGGASARSSEDLMKELYQRCERMRPTLFRLASDTEDNDEALAEILQANDNLTQVINLYKQLVRGEEVNGDAAAGSIPGSTSALLDLSGLDLPPTGTTYPVMPTRPGDPASPEQPSTSVSLLDDELMSLGLSDPTPPSGPGLDGAGWNSFQSSDGAEPPAPPRVPSADSQPPAPMSLPASSGLDDLDLLGKTLLQQSLPPESQQVRWEKQQPAPRLTLRDLQNKSNCSSTSSSAAGLLHAASPEPPGPPQQPTTTELSLANITVPLESIKPSSILPVTVYDQHGFRVLFHFARDPLPGRSDVLVVVVSMLSTAPQPIRNIVFQSAVPKVMRVKLQPPSGTELPAFNPIVHPSAITQVLLLANPQKEKVRLRYKLLFTMGDQTYNEMGDVDQFPPPETWGSL
- the GGA1 gene encoding ADP-ribosylation factor-binding protein GGA1 isoform X3, yielding MLKKQGIVKSDPKLPDDAAFPLPPPRPKNVIFEDEEKSKMLARLLKSSHPEDLRAANKLIKEMVQEDQKRMEKISKRVSAIEEGNNNVKLLTEMVMSHSQGGASARSSEDLMKELYQRCERMRPTLFRLASDTEDNDEALAEILQANDNLTQVINLYKQLVRGEEVNGDAAAGSIPGSTSALLDLSGLDLPPTGTTYPVMPTRPGDPASPEQPSTSVSLLDDELMSLGLSDPTPPSGPGLDGAGWNSFQSSDGAEPPAPPRVPSADSQPPAPMSLPASSGLDDLDLLGKTLLQQSLPPESQQVRWEKQQPAPRLTLRDLQNKSNCSSTSSSAAGLLHAASPEPPGPPQQPTTTELSLANITVPLESIKPSSILPVTVYDQHGFRVLFHFARDPLPGRSDVLVVVVSMLSTAPQPIRNIVFQSAVPKVMRVKLQPPSGTELPAFNPIVHPSAITQVLLLANPQKEKVRLRYKLLFTMGDQTYNEMGDVDQFPPPETWGSL